The DNA sequence ATTATGACAAACTGTGGGAAAGTATTGGTAGCACCCCTATCAATTACAAACAAATCCAGCATGATTATGAAAACATCGCCACCGATATCCGCACTCGTGTCATCAAGAGTGCAAGCAACGAATGGGGTAAGAAGCTTAAGCAAAAACCCTTAGAAAGTAATCAATCTACAGAGATAAATAATCCACAATTATCACTGTTTTAAACAACTATTACCTACTACCCAGTGACAGTTGTGCAACCATACATCAAGTATTATCAGGATTGGTTAAACCAACCTGATTTTTTCTTCTTCATCTACAATTTTGCAGCATCTTTTCTACCTCGTTCGTAAAAGGGTAACAGGTTAGAAAAAGCTTCTCGCAGGAGCCAATTTCTACCTTCCTGCCATTCCTCAACCCCAGAAGTAGTAATAAAATAACCAATCCTATAAACAGCAGCAACCAACAATGATTGAAAGGTAGTAGAGACGCGAGAATTAAATGGAATCGACATTATCTCGTCAAGGCGATTAGCATCATACCCGTGACCAACAAATACGTAATACACTATCCTGTGGACTAATTTTGATAAGAATACAGTGCGGTCAGTCCATTTTTCAATATAGGGTTTACATTGAAAATAACCATCTGGCAATAACCCAAGTTCAATATCAAATTCAGCCCTTTCAACATCATCCATACCTGACAAAAAATCTTCAATTTTATCATCTATATCGCTATTACCCATACCAAAACCACCCTCAGCTGCAATCTCAAGCGCAAGATAATGCAGCGCCAATCCCCACATAAGACTATCTGAGTCCTCAATTCCAGTTAGGGAAAAACAATCTGTTCCATTAAAATATTTTTTACCCATAGTTTGAAGGCTCTGATAAACTATCCTACGCGCAAAATATTGGTCAGCAGGATTAATAAACTTTCCCTTAAGCTCACCATCTACTAAATACATTGCAATTGCCACAAGAGCATAATAGGAAGCATCATGCAAGCAAGTCGGGTTGGGAGAAAGAAGGTCTACCAAACGAAGTGACATCACCTCATCCCAAGCACCAATCCTAACTGTGTTAGATACCTTCCTAAAATGTTCAACATCCGGACCACCATTTCTATCCCACCATTCAGAATTGTCTACAAGTAAAGGTGACGAGTAATCAGCACTCTCAATTCTTTGTTGATCTTCGTCATACTGCATCCACATCAGAGCGAGCATGACCAACTTACATTTGACAAATCTGGATTGAAGCGATCGCATTGAGTCTATTTCTAATTTAAATGTTTCCATAAAAAATTAATAAATCGATACATATATATTTCCCATATCTACAATTTTTATACCAATAAATAAACAAAATATCAGAAAAATTATGACTTGCTCCACACAGTTACAAACAACCACAAACTAACAAGTGCTAACGCAGTAGAAATGTAAAGTATTAAAAATTTCACAAATCCTATGAGCGACTATCTCAATCGTATTACAATCGTCGGACGCTGCGGTCAAAATCCGGACATTCGCTACTTTGAAAGTGGCTCGGTAAAAGCAAGTATTTCGGTTGCAGTTAGACCTCCCTACAAAAGTGAAACAGCATTATGGTTTGACCTCATCGCCTGGGGTTCAACAGCTGAGGTAATCGCAAATTACGTCAAAAAGGGAACCCAAATTTCCATATTAGGCGAGTTCGGATTTGATAGATGGACAGACAAAAACTCAGGTGCAATGCGCTCTAAACCCGTAGTAACTGTCCAAACAATCGAATTATTAGGTTCTCCTCGCAGTGAAGATAAATCCTCCTTACAGGAAGAACAAACCATAAGCCTAGCTAACGCCAATTTCTAAGGACAGTCTCGTGCCTTGAGTTGTCCCGCGTTGAGAAAACTATCTGGTAAAAATGTCTGTGCAAAAAAATAGTCCTCAGCCCAAAGTAACTGGTTGGGGAGTAGTCAATTAGTGAAAAAACTACAATACCATGATTGAAACCAATACAACAGTAGTCATCAAAAGCGTTAATGAAACCCACGACAAAGAGGGTAGCTTAATCACCTACGGAATAGCTGAATTTAGCTATCGGGGTAAAGATGGCGTGGTAATAGATGAAATCTCCTACCGTGCTAAAGGAACTCCAGCCGTAGATATCAAAGGGAGTGGCGAATACCCTCAAGGTGTAGCTACCGGATACATCAATTTACAAGTCAACGAACGGGAAGGTTACAAAGAAAAAGTTGCTACCCTCGTCATTAGAGGATTCATTTCAACTGGGAAAACACTTCCTCAATTAGCACAATTTGGAGCTACAAAAGAAGAAACTCCCGACTTCGCACAAGAATTACTCGAAGAAAACATCAACAGCGATAGTAACGAAGAATTAAGCGACATCCCATTCTAACAGTCAGTTTTTGGAATCATGTCAGTGTGAGTCAGTCTAGACAGTCATACTGACATTATTTTTTTATTTTTTCGGAATCAGAGTTTGATAGAATCGCAACAGTTAAGTATAAAACACCCTTAAAAAATGACAAGTCAAACTAAAATAATCGCTGCATTCAACCAGTCAGGGGGTGCGGGGAAAACGACAACTATACACAATCTGGGGTATCATCTCGCCCAAAAACACCAAGTTCTGCTTGTCGATATGGACCCACAAGCAAGCCTAACAACCTTCATGGGAATCGAACCAAAAGAGCTAAAAGACGAGCAGACAATATATACTGCAATCACCGAACGCGCACCCCTAAATATTTGGCACGAACCTATCCACAAGATGCATATTGTACCTAGCAATAATGCTTTAGTTGGAGCTGAACTTGAACTAGGGCGCGATATCACAACCGACGGTCGCCAAAAACTAAAACTAGTACTCGAACCAATAGCCAATCAATACGATTACATCTTAATCGATTGTCCTCCCTCGCTGGGCTATTTAAGCATTATGAGCGTACTTGCAGCTACCCATCTACTCAT is a window from the Brasilonema sennae CENA114 genome containing:
- the ssb gene encoding single-stranded DNA-binding protein, whose translation is MSDYLNRITIVGRCGQNPDIRYFESGSVKASISVAVRPPYKSETALWFDLIAWGSTAEVIANYVKKGTQISILGEFGFDRWTDKNSGAMRSKPVVTVQTIELLGSPRSEDKSSLQEEQTISLANANF
- a CDS encoding ParA family protein gives rise to the protein MTSQTKIIAAFNQSGGAGKTTTIHNLGYHLAQKHQVLLVDMDPQASLTTFMGIEPKELKDEQTIYTAITERAPLNIWHEPIHKMHIVPSNNALVGAELELGRDITTDGRQKLKLVLEPIANQYDYILIDCPPSLGYLSIMSVLAATHLLIPVQTEYKCYAATEQLLTTIARLKKGGHKDLQIAAFIPTQHNQRTLQQSGILEAIKNQIGGRVHITTPIPKSIDFPSASQAHLPLALWKKNHPAVSILEEIANYLKKLEI